A window of the Miscanthus floridulus cultivar M001 chromosome 14, ASM1932011v1, whole genome shotgun sequence genome harbors these coding sequences:
- the LOC136505177 gene encoding transcription factor NIGT1-like: MEMDPPPPLHADRRRRCSEYLLALEEERRKIQVFQRELPLCLDLVTQTIEGMRNHMDSIVGGSEETVSDHGGPVLEEFMPLKPTLSSSSSEDDGEEHDSSHHQRSAGTSDDGVDADKSDEAAAGDPETAAARASSGRRRLPQPETKKAMPDWLQSVQLWSNQQQQQPSPPQPHQDELLLPCRPVALSACRKPGGAFQPFEKDKDKEKPKQRTEMPLPASSSATAAASSAVVGDSCDQAGGATDNDTAGNTNKASIKGGGKDKEAQSASQAPGRKPRRCWAPELHRRFLQALQQLGGSHAATPKQIRELMKVDGLTNDEVKSHLQKYRLHTRRPNSTAVAVHNSGTSVTPPAAPQFVVVGGIWVPPPEYAAAAAVAAAAAQPQQVHDLPGDASGTTTTTAN, translated from the exons ATGGAGATGGACCCGCCGCCGCCCCTGCAcgccgaccgccgccgccgctgcagcgaGTACCTGCTCGCGCTGGAGGAGGAGCGACGCAAGATCCAGGTGTTCCAGCGCGAGCTGCCGCTCTGCCTCGACCTCGTCACGCAGA CTATCGAGGGGATGAGGAACCACATGGACAGCATCGTTGGCGGCAGCGAGGAGACGGTCAGCGACCACGGCGGGCCCGTGCTGGAGGAGTTCATGCCGCTCAAGCCCACCCTCTCGTCCTCCTCTTCCGAGGACGACGGCGAAGAGCACGACAGCTCCCACCACCAACGCTCTGCCGGCACGTCTGACGACGGCGTCGATGCCGACAAGAGCGACGAGGCGGCGGCGGGAGATCCGGAGACGGCAGCGGCCAGAGCCAGCAGCGGCAGGCGGCGGTTGCCACAGCCGGAGACCAAGAAGGCCATGCCGGACTGGCTGCAGTCCGTCCAGCTCTGGAGTAACCAACAGCAACAACAACCCTCCCCGCCGCAGCCCCACCAggatgagctgctgctgccgtgcaGGCCGGTGGCGCTCAGTGCCTGCCGGAAGCCCGGGGGCGCGTTCCAGCCGTTCGAGAAggacaaggacaaggagaagcCGAAGCAGCGCACCGAGATGCCGCTGCCGGCCTCGTCGTCGGCCACGGCCGCGGCGAGCTCGGCCGTGGTCGGGGACAGCTGTGACCAGGCCGGCGGCGCCACCGACAACGACACGGCGGGGAATACTAATAAGGCGAGCATCAAAGGCGGCGGCAAGGACAAGGAGGCGCAGTCGGCGTCGCAGGCGCCCGGCCGGAAGCCGCGGCGTTGCTGGGCGCCGGAGCTCCACCGCCGGTTCCTGCAGGCGCTGCAGCAGCTCGGCGGGTCCCACG CGGCGACGCCGAAGCAGATCCGGGAGCTCATGAAGGTCGACGGTCTCACCAACGATGAGGTCAAAAGCCATTTGCAG AAGTACCGTCTGCACACGAGGCGGCCGAACTCGACGGCGGTCGCGGTCCATAACAGCGGCACCAGCGTCACGCCGCCGGCCGCACCACAGTTCGTCGTGGTGGGAGGCATCTGGGTGCCACCGCCGGAGTACGCTGCCGCCGctgcggtggcagcggcggcggcacagCCGCAGCAGGTGCACGACCTACCCGGCGACGCGTCAGGAACGACGACGACAACCGCCAACTAG